Proteins encoded in a region of the Mycolicibacterium duvalii genome:
- a CDS encoding MCE family protein yields MTRSLRALLIAALAVILVGGVVVVLRTMETTNRTHVVAYFENSNGIYPGDDVNIVGVPVGKIESIEPQPTAVKISFWYDSKYQVPADAKAAILSPTLVTARSIQLTPPYTGGPVMENDAVIPRERTAVPVEWDEVRQQLAILADTLQPTEPGGVSPLGSAINTTADNLRGEGANIRDTVIQLSQAISALGDNSTNIFSTVKNLATLVSALQDSTDLMRQLNQNLATVTGLLANDPDEVATAVRDLNNVVGEVQTFVADNRESLGTTSDKLAGVTQALTDSLADVKQFLHVAPNTLQNYVNIWQPAQGAVSSVPMINNFSDPISFLCGAVQAASRLGAEESAKLCVQYLAPIIKNRQYNFLPVAQNVFVGATTRPNELTYSEDWLRPDYIPPQPAGSSTPPPANAAPAPPPAGPPLAAEAPMPTTPNPADGLQGLMVPPGGGP; encoded by the coding sequence ATGACGCGCAGCCTTCGTGCCCTGTTGATCGCCGCCCTGGCCGTGATCCTGGTCGGCGGCGTGGTCGTGGTGCTGCGCACCATGGAAACGACCAACCGCACGCACGTCGTCGCGTACTTCGAGAACAGCAACGGCATCTATCCCGGCGACGATGTGAACATCGTCGGCGTCCCGGTCGGGAAGATCGAGTCGATCGAGCCGCAGCCCACGGCGGTCAAGATCTCCTTCTGGTACGACAGCAAGTATCAGGTGCCGGCCGACGCGAAAGCGGCGATCCTGTCACCGACGCTGGTGACGGCGCGGTCCATCCAGCTCACGCCTCCCTACACCGGTGGCCCGGTGATGGAGAACGACGCGGTGATCCCGCGCGAACGCACCGCGGTACCGGTGGAATGGGACGAGGTCCGTCAGCAACTGGCCATCCTGGCCGACACGCTGCAACCGACAGAACCCGGCGGGGTCAGCCCGCTCGGTTCGGCCATCAACACCACCGCCGACAACCTGCGCGGCGAGGGTGCCAACATCCGCGACACCGTCATCCAACTCTCGCAGGCGATTTCGGCGCTCGGTGACAACAGCACCAACATCTTCTCCACCGTCAAGAATCTGGCGACCCTGGTGTCGGCGCTGCAGGACAGCACCGACCTGATGCGTCAGCTCAACCAGAACCTCGCCACCGTCACCGGGTTGCTCGCCAACGATCCCGACGAGGTCGCCACTGCGGTCCGCGATCTGAACAACGTCGTCGGTGAGGTCCAGACGTTCGTCGCCGACAACCGCGAGTCGCTGGGCACCACGTCGGACAAGTTGGCCGGGGTGACGCAGGCGCTGACGGACAGCCTCGCCGACGTCAAACAGTTCCTGCACGTGGCCCCCAACACCCTGCAGAACTACGTCAACATCTGGCAGCCCGCTCAGGGCGCGGTCAGCAGTGTGCCGATGATCAACAACTTCTCCGATCCGATCTCGTTCCTGTGCGGCGCTGTTCAGGCGGCGTCGCGGCTGGGTGCCGAAGAGTCGGCGAAGTTGTGTGTGCAGTACCTGGCACCGATTATCAAGAACCGTCAGTACAACTTTCTGCCGGTGGCACAGAACGTGTTCGTGGGCGCCACCACCCGGCCCAACGAGCTCACCTACAGCGAGGACTGGTTGCGCCCGGATTACATTCCGCCGCAACCGGCAGGGTCCTCAACTCCGCCACCGGCGAACGCCGCCCCGGCACCCCCGCCCGCCGGCCCCCCGTTGGCCGCGGAGGCGCCGATGCCCACCACACCCAACCCGGCCGATGGCCTCCAGGGTCTGATGGTGCCGCCGGGAGGTGGACCGTGA
- a CDS encoding MCE family protein yields MDTKVFRALVTAVLLIGLLSGCSNWRGLNTLPLPGVEGTGPEAFEIQAQMPDVDNIEPNSRVRVGDVNVGHVRKIERQGWHALVTMELNGDVELPANATATLGQTSLLGSLHIELAPPTDEEPQGRLKDGALIPLSSSRAFPSTEQALGAVALLLNGGGLGDIQDITEALSTAFAGREGDLRSLIEQLDLAIGYLDDQKNDIIAASESINNLMSQLAEQKPVVDRALQTIPQALSVLRDQRNNLAEAVTQLGRFSALAADSVNQTKEALVAELQDLGPVLEELADAGPALTRALSFLPTFPFPKETLLNWMRGDYANLTLILDLTLSRIDSGFFTGSRWECDLTWLELQWGRTIGQFPNPCNAGGPGTAGNPLIAPYRWDQGP; encoded by the coding sequence ATGGATACCAAGGTGTTCCGGGCCCTCGTGACGGCCGTGCTGCTGATCGGGCTGCTCTCCGGGTGTTCGAACTGGCGCGGACTGAATACCCTTCCTCTGCCCGGCGTGGAGGGGACGGGGCCGGAAGCCTTCGAAATTCAGGCCCAGATGCCCGATGTCGACAACATCGAGCCGAACTCCCGGGTGCGGGTCGGTGACGTGAACGTCGGTCACGTCCGCAAGATCGAGCGCCAGGGTTGGCATGCGCTGGTGACGATGGAGCTCAACGGCGACGTCGAGCTGCCGGCGAATGCGACCGCGACGCTCGGGCAGACCAGCCTGCTGGGCTCGTTGCACATCGAGCTGGCACCGCCGACTGACGAAGAGCCGCAGGGCAGGCTGAAAGACGGTGCGCTGATCCCGTTGTCGTCGTCGCGAGCGTTCCCCAGCACCGAGCAGGCGCTGGGCGCGGTCGCGCTGTTGCTCAACGGCGGTGGGCTCGGCGACATCCAGGACATCACCGAGGCGCTAAGCACCGCGTTCGCCGGTCGGGAAGGCGACCTGCGCAGCTTGATCGAGCAACTGGACCTGGCCATCGGCTACCTCGACGACCAGAAGAACGACATCATCGCCGCCTCGGAGAGCATCAACAACCTGATGAGCCAACTCGCCGAACAGAAACCGGTGGTGGACAGGGCATTACAGACGATTCCGCAAGCACTGTCGGTACTCCGGGACCAGCGCAACAATCTGGCCGAGGCGGTCACCCAGCTCGGTAGGTTCAGCGCACTGGCCGCCGACTCGGTCAATCAGACCAAGGAGGCGCTGGTCGCCGAACTCCAAGACCTCGGTCCGGTTCTCGAGGAACTGGCCGATGCCGGTCCCGCGCTGACCCGCGCGCTGAGTTTCCTGCCGACGTTCCCCTTCCCGAAGGAGACATTGCTCAACTGGATGCGCGGCGACTACGCCAACCTCACGTTGATCCTCGACCTGACCCTGAGCCGGATCGACTCCGGCTTCTTCACCGGCAGTCGGTGGGAGTGCGACCTGACGTGGCTGGAGTTGCAGTGGGGCCGCACCATCGGTCAGTTCCCCAACCCGTGCAACGCCGGGGGGCCGGGCACCGCAGGCAACCCGTTGATCGCTCCGTACCGTTGGGACCAGGGGCCGTAG
- a CDS encoding MCE family protein encodes MRLTRRILIQMAIFALIAAVALSIMVFSYMRLPALLGVGQYRVTLELPKTGGLYPRGNVTYRGVTVGEVKSVGLTGNGVEAVLSLTDDVEIPADLDAEVHSVSSIGEQYVQLLPRSGDGPVLRDGDVIPMDRASVPTDINTVLNATNRGLEAIPQENLQTVVDEAYLAVGGLGPELRRLVSGSAALASDARKNLDPLTTLIDQSRPVLDSQTETADSIQAWAANLASISGQLQSEDAALGGILDTGPGAADEVRALFDRLQPTLPIVLANLVSIGEVALDYQPSLEQLLVLLPQGTAVTQAVGVHKRNTKQDYMGDALVFNLNLAIPLVPAPIPLPPQQLPPPCTTGFLPAQQRRIPTFEDYPDRPPGNLYCRVPQDAPFNVRGARNLPCVTVPGKRAPTWQDCESNEVYVPLNDGYNWKGDPNATGSGEAIPDVPPDVPVAVTPPPPGTPPLPVAAAEYDQATGTYVGPDGKVYTQSNLAEEAGERPWQSMLVPPGG; translated from the coding sequence ATGCGTCTGACTCGTCGAATCCTCATCCAGATGGCGATCTTCGCCCTCATCGCAGCGGTTGCGCTGTCCATCATGGTCTTCTCCTACATGCGGTTGCCCGCCCTCCTCGGTGTCGGGCAGTATCGCGTGACCCTGGAGTTGCCCAAGACGGGTGGGCTTTACCCGAGGGGCAACGTCACGTATCGCGGAGTGACGGTCGGGGAGGTGAAAAGCGTCGGCCTGACCGGTAACGGTGTCGAGGCGGTGCTGTCGCTAACCGACGACGTCGAGATCCCGGCCGACCTCGACGCCGAGGTGCACAGCGTGTCCTCGATCGGTGAACAGTATGTCCAGTTGTTGCCGCGCAGCGGCGACGGTCCGGTGTTGCGGGACGGCGACGTGATCCCGATGGACCGCGCCTCGGTCCCGACCGACATCAACACCGTCCTCAACGCGACGAACAGGGGCCTGGAGGCGATCCCGCAGGAGAACCTGCAGACAGTCGTCGATGAGGCCTACCTGGCCGTCGGGGGACTGGGGCCCGAATTGCGGCGCCTGGTCAGCGGCAGCGCCGCACTCGCCAGCGACGCGCGCAAGAACCTCGACCCGCTGACCACCCTGATCGACCAGTCCAGGCCGGTGCTGGACAGCCAGACCGAGACCGCGGATTCGATCCAAGCGTGGGCGGCGAATCTGGCGAGCATCAGCGGTCAACTGCAGAGCGAGGATGCGGCCCTGGGCGGGATCCTGGACACGGGACCGGGCGCTGCCGACGAGGTGAGAGCGCTCTTCGACCGGCTGCAACCGACATTGCCGATCGTGTTGGCCAACCTGGTCAGCATCGGCGAGGTGGCCCTCGACTACCAGCCGAGCCTGGAGCAGCTGCTCGTGTTGCTCCCGCAAGGCACCGCGGTCACGCAGGCCGTGGGCGTGCACAAGCGGAACACCAAGCAGGACTACATGGGTGACGCCCTGGTCTTCAACTTGAACCTGGCGATCCCGTTGGTTCCGGCGCCCATCCCGCTGCCGCCGCAGCAGTTGCCGCCGCCGTGCACCACCGGCTTCCTGCCGGCACAGCAGCGCCGGATACCGACGTTCGAGGACTATCCCGACAGACCGCCGGGCAACCTGTACTGCCGTGTGCCGCAGGACGCCCCCTTCAACGTCCGCGGCGCCCGCAACCTGCCGTGTGTGACCGTGCCGGGTAAGCGCGCCCCGACCTGGCAGGACTGCGAAAGCAACGAGGTCTACGTGCCGCTCAACGACGGTTACAACTGGAAGGGTGACCCCAACGCGACGGGCTCCGGGGAAGCGATCCCGGACGTGCCGCCGGATGTGCCGGTCGCCGTGACGCCACCCCCTCCCGGTACGCCGCCGCTGCCCGTCGCGGCCGCAGAATACGACCAGGCGACCGGTACGTACGTCGGGCCGGACGGCAAGGTGTACACCCAGTCCAACCTCGCCGAAGAGGCAGGTGAGCGGCCGTGGCAGTCGATGCTCGTTCCGCCGGGGGGCTGA
- a CDS encoding tetratricopeptide repeat protein: MAHEKTPAEEESTPEVDVRDENSEAAAPVADSTETSGAQTQDADEGEAQDYDEAGAATEDEASDEAKAPRTPMSHVKLALIAGLMGVLALAGLTGWLGYRAYESQQAEQQRNLFLQVGRQGALNLTTIDHETAEQDVQRILDSATGTFYDDFQQRAQPFVDVVKQAQSTSEGTIAEAGLETYSENEGTVLVAVTVRTSNAGAPEQQPRAWRMRVTVQEVDGEAKVSKVDFVP, translated from the coding sequence ATGGCACACGAGAAGACCCCCGCTGAGGAGGAGTCGACCCCCGAGGTCGACGTCCGGGACGAGAATTCCGAGGCTGCGGCACCTGTCGCCGACTCAACGGAGACGTCGGGCGCACAGACCCAGGACGCCGACGAGGGCGAGGCGCAGGACTACGACGAAGCCGGTGCCGCGACCGAGGACGAAGCCAGTGACGAGGCCAAGGCGCCGCGCACGCCGATGTCGCACGTCAAACTCGCGCTGATCGCGGGTCTCATGGGCGTTCTGGCGCTGGCCGGGCTGACCGGCTGGCTGGGTTATCGCGCCTATGAGTCGCAGCAGGCCGAGCAGCAGCGCAACCTGTTCCTGCAGGTGGGACGGCAGGGTGCGCTCAACCTGACCACCATCGACCACGAGACCGCCGAGCAGGACGTGCAGCGCATCCTCGACTCCGCCACCGGCACCTTCTACGACGATTTCCAGCAGCGGGCCCAGCCGTTCGTCGACGTCGTCAAGCAGGCGCAGTCCACATCGGAGGGAACCATCGCCGAAGCCGGGCTGGAGACCTACAGCGAGAACGAAGGCACCGTGCTCGTCGCCGTCACGGTGCGCACCTCGAACGCCGGCGCCCCCGAGCAGCAGCCCAGGGCATGGCGGATGCGGGTGACGGTGCAGGAAGTCGACGGCGAGGCCAAGGTGTCGAAGGTGGACTTCGTACCGTGA
- a CDS encoding SDR family NAD(P)-dependent oxidoreductase — translation MSLLPGLPTAAALVTGASAGIGAHIAGELIRRGHPVILVARREDRLRELAQSLGPAAHVLAADLTDPAARAALPARVADLGLQVEILVNNAGAANVGRVADVAVADELALIELDVAAVVDLCSRFVPGMVARGRGAVLNVASVGAFGPVPFQASYGAAKAFVLSYTEALREELRGSGVTASVVCPGPVRTGFGTRAGIPDEEAEKMLPAFLWQQPEAVARTAVDGWARGRAVIVPGAANAVAALAYRLVPRRVLLPILARSHPARHRHR, via the coding sequence GTGTCGCTGCTGCCGGGTCTCCCCACCGCGGCAGCGCTGGTCACCGGCGCATCGGCCGGGATCGGCGCCCACATCGCCGGCGAGCTGATCCGGCGCGGCCACCCGGTGATCCTGGTCGCCCGACGGGAGGACCGGCTCCGGGAACTGGCGCAGTCGCTGGGCCCGGCGGCGCACGTGCTTGCCGCCGACCTGACCGATCCGGCCGCCCGGGCCGCGCTGCCCGCCCGCGTGGCCGATCTGGGCCTGCAGGTGGAGATCCTGGTCAACAACGCCGGCGCGGCCAACGTCGGCCGGGTCGCCGACGTCGCAGTCGCCGACGAGTTGGCGCTGATCGAACTCGACGTGGCCGCGGTGGTCGATCTGTGCAGCCGGTTCGTGCCCGGCATGGTGGCGCGCGGACGGGGCGCGGTGCTCAACGTCGCATCCGTGGGCGCGTTCGGCCCGGTGCCGTTCCAGGCGTCCTACGGCGCGGCGAAGGCCTTCGTGCTGTCCTACACCGAGGCCCTGCGCGAGGAGTTGCGCGGCAGCGGCGTCACCGCATCGGTGGTGTGCCCCGGCCCGGTGCGCACCGGTTTCGGCACACGGGCAGGCATCCCGGACGAGGAGGCGGAGAAGATGCTGCCCGCATTCCTCTGGCAGCAACCCGAGGCGGTGGCCCGCACAGCGGTCGACGGATGGGCCCGCGGGCGCGCGGTCATCGTGCCGGGCGCCGCCAACGCGGTGGCCGCTCTGGCCTACCGGCTGGTGCCCAGGCGGGTGCTGCTGCCGATACTGGCGCGCAGTCATCCCGCCCGTCATCGGCACCGCTAG
- a CDS encoding DUF1298 domain-containing protein — translation MAVRRLAAVDAQMYWMSSVIPNDQFLLYAFDGGPADLGGALDVIRHRARSCAELRLRIDDTASWAYPAWTPRDIGADQFVVHVLAEPTWQRCLDAVAALGGDQLDARRLTWRLHVFDRIEGVPAVGAGAVAVLQVSHALGDGTRASALAGYLFGREGPVPAVPAAPRKAAALVPRSVRAAHAHRQLVHDTAAGLVPPQADSRPTLHSNRRPDGLWHLRSIVCRRTQFGDATVTVGALAAVSEALGGHLRALGDDVGALGAEVPMAKTGARAANNHFGNVGVSLYPDLAARARTRAIADDLRRRRRRAAHPAMRAEAAAFAALPAPLLRWGVGKFDPDVRSPTVTGNTVLSSVHRGAKDLRFGNAVVALTAGFPALSPMMGLTHGVHAIGDTVAVSVHAADSAVGGPDGIDGYVDRLARALSH, via the coding sequence ATGGCAGTGCGCCGGCTTGCCGCCGTCGACGCGCAGATGTACTGGATGTCGTCGGTCATCCCGAATGACCAGTTCCTGCTGTACGCCTTCGACGGTGGCCCCGCCGACCTCGGAGGCGCCCTCGACGTGATCCGGCACCGGGCGCGCTCGTGCGCCGAGCTCAGGCTGCGCATCGACGACACCGCCTCGTGGGCTTACCCGGCATGGACGCCGCGGGACATCGGTGCCGACCAGTTCGTGGTGCACGTGCTCGCCGAACCCACCTGGCAGCGGTGTCTCGACGCGGTGGCGGCGCTGGGCGGCGATCAACTCGACGCCCGCCGGCTCACATGGCGGCTGCACGTGTTCGACCGCATCGAAGGGGTGCCCGCCGTCGGGGCCGGTGCGGTTGCGGTGCTGCAGGTCTCGCACGCCCTGGGCGACGGGACGCGAGCGTCGGCACTGGCGGGCTATCTGTTCGGCCGGGAGGGGCCCGTCCCCGCGGTCCCGGCCGCGCCGCGAAAGGCCGCGGCGCTGGTGCCGCGCAGCGTGCGGGCCGCTCACGCGCATCGGCAACTGGTCCACGACACCGCGGCGGGACTGGTTCCACCGCAAGCGGATTCGCGTCCGACGTTGCACAGCAACAGGCGTCCGGACGGGCTGTGGCACCTGCGCAGCATCGTGTGCCGGCGCACGCAGTTCGGCGATGCGACGGTGACCGTGGGTGCGCTGGCCGCGGTGTCGGAAGCGCTGGGCGGGCACCTGCGCGCGCTCGGTGACGACGTGGGTGCGCTGGGCGCGGAGGTGCCGATGGCCAAGACGGGTGCCCGCGCAGCCAACAACCATTTCGGCAACGTCGGCGTCTCGCTGTATCCGGACCTGGCGGCCCGAGCACGGACCCGCGCGATCGCCGACGATCTGCGTCGGCGCCGCCGCCGCGCGGCGCATCCGGCGATGCGCGCCGAGGCCGCCGCGTTCGCGGCGCTGCCCGCGCCGTTACTGCGTTGGGGGGTCGGGAAATTCGACCCCGACGTGCGCTCGCCCACGGTCACGGGTAACACGGTGCTCTCCAGCGTCCACCGCGGGGCGAAAGACCTGCGGTTCGGGAACGCCGTCGTCGCGCTGACGGCGGGATTCCCCGCGCTGTCGCCGATGATGGGTCTCACCCATGGTGTGCACGCCATCGGGGACACCGTCGCGGTCAGTGTGCACGCCGCCGACTCCGCGGTCGGCGGCCCGGACGGCATCGACGGCTACGTCGACCGCCTCGCCCGCGCGCTGTCGCACTGA